Proteins from one Psilocybe cubensis strain MGC-MH-2018 chromosome 11, whole genome shotgun sequence genomic window:
- a CDS encoding Ferric reduction oxidase 6 gives MPSLSLSSPPAPPSPVLNSNSMHHAAQPLSRRTLPSPEHAADAALVTHILLLLTALFLLAILLRLPRALALFGGVSREWAAGHMFWYDRRVAAVAPSRRTRRGRRGTLSNNNPHNLNHNHGNREHNGSGEEKDQGVPRARPYPALHFPPHIPSCPSLLRGLLAPLRARVPFLSSTRGGAGMGMGHALLLAVYFYAWVYAALFRSNVFTDPARTGWIAAAQVPVVCALAGKNGVGWLGGWGYEKDPSNTWGMVALVSVNTIFLFSVQSVRNSAYNLFLATHILGFILVLPAMYLHKPSLLPYVLFAAAFLALDHTLRLCKSRYTSAYITPLPELEMTRVEIPSINAGWRAGQHVRLRVLAPWGGRGGGGGWRGGMGLGKCLEVHPFTIANVARKEGGEGMVLMCKKAGGWTGALYALAKSSSSSSSPASLEAGCPQEKTVGMGMGMGLGKEVKVIVEGPYGGPGHVNFASFSAAVFVVGGSGITYALAAIEDLVRKDGKGESRVKVVELVWIVADPACLAPLLPTFTKLISQSLYTPLRISVFYTRAPIGKQPAFFDASSSSPSSFSSSSSSPPASPTASPSGPAPAYTHSSAPLATVAEAHGYMGESSANANAKLRRGDSARARFADPAHDDRVHGHGHDGNDNGNGNGDGNDDEDDDDDDVYAPSVHSQDQNQHEFDSYARPQRAHESAHAHVRNASGGVNAVAGPSAAAIMHGQMQSHHLQPQPQQSTRGHGPQRQDSSASARTLVGRENSTKSAHYHYRSKSISKSRARTPQPQVQIQAQGYGQTQGYGQAQGQGQGQALPRGLTLAPGRPKLSKFLEHALQRAITLSHGNFKDNYDDTTSTGKGGLSGMVVGVCGPGGLADDVVACVGSLDVRRRERVGGVEVCEEVFGW, from the exons ATGCCTTCCCTATCCCTATCATCGCCTCCAGCTCCACCCTCACCCGTTctcaactccaactccatgCATCACGCGGCCCAGCCCCTATCCCGGCGcaccctcccctcccccgaaCACGCCGCGGACGCCGCACTCGTAacccacatcctcctcctcctcaccgccctcttcctcctcgccatcctcctccgcctcccgCGCGCCCTAGCCCTCTTCGGCGGCGTATCGAGGGAGTGGGCCGCGGGGCACATGTTCTGGTACGACCGGCGTGTCGCGGCTGTTGCCCCGTCGCGGAGGACGCGCCGCGGGCGGCGCGGCACGCTCTCGAATAATAACCCGCACAACCTCAATCACAACCACGGTAATCGAGAGCACAACGGCAGCGGTGAAGAGAAAGACCAAGGCGTCCCCCGCGCGCGGCCCTATCCCGCACTGCACTTCCCCCCGCACATCCCGTCCTgcccctccctcctccgcGGCCTCCTCGCGCCCCTCCGCGCGCGCGTCCCGTTCCTGTCGAGCACGCGCGGCGGCGCGGGGATGGGCATGGGCCATGCGCTGCTGCTCGCGGTGTACTTCTACGCGTGGGTGTACGCGGCGCTGTTTCGGAGTAATGTGTTTACGGACCCGGCGCGGACGGGGTGGATTGCGGCGGCGCAGGTGCCGGTTGTGTGTGCGCTTGCGGGGAAGAATGGGGTGGGGTggttgggtgggtgggggTATGAGAAG GACCCAAGCAACACATGGGGCATGGTCGCCCTCGTCAGCGTCAAcaccatcttcctcttctccgtGCAGTCCGTGCGGAATAGCGCGTACAACCTCTTCCTCGCCACGCACATTCTCGGCTTCATACTCGTTCTCCCTGCC ATGTACTTGCACAAACCCTCGCTCCTGCCATACGTCCTCTTCGCAGCGGCGTTCCTCGCACTAGACCACACCCTCCGCCTCTGCAAATCGCGGTACACATCCGCATACATCACACCCCTCCCGGAACTCGAGATGACGCGCGTCGAGATACCCTCGATCAACGCGGGGTGGCGTGCCGGGCAGCATGTAAGGTTGAGGGTGCTTGCGCCTTGGGGTGGGCgtggagggggaggagggtggaGAGGGGGAATGGGACTGGGGAAGTGTTTGGAGGTGCATCCGTTTACGATTGCGAATGTTGCGAGGAAGGAGGGGGGCGAGGGGATGGTGCTTATGTGTAAGAAGGCGGGCGGGTGGACCGGGGCGCTCTATGCGCTCGCCaaatcctcctcctcctcttcatcgcctGCGTCTCTAGAAGCAGGGTGTCCGCAGGAGAAAACGGTTggtatgggcatgggcatgggacTGGGAAAAGAAGTGAAAGTGATAGTGGAAGGCCCGTATGGCGGGCCGGGCCACGTCAACTTTGCGAGTTTCTCGGCGGCTGTGTTTGTTGTGGGAGGAAGCGGGATCACGTATGCGCTTGCTGCTATTGAGGATTTGGTGAGGAAGGATGGGAAGGGGGAGAGTAGAGTCAAGGTGGTTGAGTTGGTGTGGATTGTCGCTGATCCTG CATGCCTCGCACCGCTCCTCCCAACATTCACCAAACTCATCTCGCAATCCCTCTACACACCTCTCCGAATAAGCGTGTTCTACACCCGCGCGCCGATAGGCAAGCAGCCAGCGTTCTTCGAcgcctcgtcctcttccccttcctccttttcctcttcctcctcttcgccGCCTGCGTCTCCTACGGCGTCACCCTCGGGGCCGGCACCGGCGTATACGCATAGCAGCGCACCGCTCGCTACTGTTGCGGAAGCGCATGGGTACATGGGCGAGAGCAgcgcgaatgcgaatgcgaagtTGAGGCGCGGCGACTCTGCGCGTGCGCGCTTTGCCGATCCCGCGCATGACGATCGTGTACATGGACACGGCCACGACGGAAATGACAACGGGAACGGTAATGGAGATGgcaatgacgacgaagatgacgatgacgatgatgtgTACGCGCCTAGTGTGCACTCGCAGGACCAGAACCAGCATGAATTCGACTCGTACGCGCGGCCTCAGCGCGCGCATGAGtctgcgcatgcgcatgtgCGGAATGCGAGTGGGGGTGTGAATGCGGTGGCGGGCCCGAGTGCCGCGGCGATTATGCACGGGCAGATGCAGTCGCACCATCTCCAACCGCAGCCCCAACAGAGTACCCGTGGGCACGGCCCGCAACGACAAGATTCGAGCGCGTCGGCGCGGACGCTTGTAGGGAGGGAGAACAGTACCAAGTCCGCGCACTACCATTATCGATCCAAGTCGATTTCCAAGTCGAGGGCTAGGACGCCGCAGCCTCAGGTTCAGATACAGGCGCAGGGATATGGACAGACGCAGGGATATGGACAGGCGCagggacaaggacaaggacaagcgCTCCCGCGCGGTCTCACACTCGCACCAGGCCGTCCCAAACTATCCAAATTCCTCGAACACGCACTGCAACGCGCCATCACACTCTCCCACGGGAACTTCAAAGACAATTATGACGATACAACTTCGACGGGGAAAGGGGGCTTGTCGGGGATGGTCGTAGGCGTGTGTGGGCCGGGGGGGTTGGCGGATGATGTGGTTGCGTGTGTTGGGAGCTTGGATGTGAGGAGGCGCGAGAGGGTTGGGGGGGTTGAGGTGTGTGAGGAGGTGTTTGGGTGGTGA
- a CDS encoding 1-phosphatidylinositol phosphodiesterase, translating to MTTTTLQSAALTEILRRGGPILGTLNELYNINININNINTNTNNINNSNNSDIDCGVAVKGNEDKDNINKPSPSPSPILSDWMAHIPDETPIVRMNLPGTHDTCTWNYTPEVQESLKRYTGPIPDSKIYRCQHRSIFRMLNDGIRVLDLRYAWNPDLESIGFYHSKALLSPTTQLQDVLFGLYTWLDLHRTETILVSMNYEPGTITGTISWSDDARLQEALYDILMGGLARRYWVRSNGSLGTLGEARGKLILIQRFDFTLLPEHMTERIGIHLDPGHWIVNGKNTALEYGAGKVAYIQDYYKIDPSSDSHPSSCITDKLHTVLAHLERAIDPALHPDQLYISFASASFRAEEPSLTPQVYALGDGKDTAGVNQRLLSWLHEHQGRRFGIVLLDFYDGVPSLVEAIIGLGQTSDT from the exons ATGACAACGACAACGCTCCAATCCGCAGCGCTCACCGAGATTCTGCGAAGAGGTGGTCCTATCCTCG GCACATTGAACGAATTGTataacatcaacatcaacatcaacaacatcaacactaacaccaacaacatcaacaacagcaacaacagcgaTATCGATTGCGGCGTCGCAGTGAAGGGCAATGAAGATAAAGACAATATCAATAAGCCCagccccagccccagcccCATCCTCAGCGACTGGATGGCGCACATCCCCGACGAAACACCGATCGTCCGGATGAATCTTCCTGGGACACACGATACCTGCACCT GGAACTATACACCCGAAGTCCAGGAATCGCTGAAGCGATACACAGGCCC AATCCCCGACTCGAAAATATACAGATGCCAACACCGCTCAATCTTCCGCATGCTCAACGACGGCATCCGCGTTTTAGACCTGCGCTACGCGTGGAATCCGGATTTGGAGTCTATAGGGTTTTATCACT CAAAAGCCCTCCTAAGCCCAACAACCCAACTCCAAGACGTCCTCTTCGGGCTATACACATGGCTCGACCTCCATCGCACCGAAACCATCCTCGTCTCGATGAACTACGAGCCCGGCACCATCACCGGCACAATCAGCTGGTCCGACGACGCCCGGCTGCAAGAGGCGTTGTACGATATTTTGATGGGTGGGCTTGCGAGGCGGTATTGGGTGCGATCTAACGGGTCG CTCGGGACTCTAGGCGAGGCGCGCGGGAAGCTTATCCTGATACAGCGCTTCGACTTTACGCTCCTTCCTGAGCATATGACGGAGCGCATTGGGATCCACCTCGATCCGGGCCATTGGATCGTGAATGGGAAGAACACCGCGCTTGAGTATGGTGCTGGCAAAGTCGCTTATATCCAG GACTACTACAAAATCGACCCGTCGAGCGATTCACACCCTTCGTCCTGCATCACCGATAAACTGCACACAGTCCTAGCGCACCTCGAACGCGCGATCGATCCCGCGCTGCACCCGGACCAGCTATACATCAGCTTCGCGAGCGCGTCGTTTCGCGCCGAAGAGCCTTCTCTTACACCCCAG GTGTATGCGCTTGGAGATGGGAAGGATACGGCGGGTGTGAACCAACGCCTCCTATCTTGGTTACACGAGCATCAAGGCAGGAGATTCGGTATCGTGT TACTCGATTTCTATGATGGGGTGCCGTCACTTGTAGAAGCTATCATAGGTTTAGGTCAGACTTCCGATACCTAA
- a CDS encoding Protein priA has translation MRLLTLFLPTLALFTLFPAIVSSIHHPHAVPHRRDHARARSPASSIIASRQYRIPRDLLDVCINVNANLLADASQLLGLSSLLGALNLGADIELCLCLKDLELYLDTNDQLSALIGLLGKDTVRALITALINTSPDAQQCSFPQHAHHTCNTADPCHYDCDSPYIRIGDQCVCAPPNVSCNGVCGEFPQGCSSAVPRALEKKFEPITTLAQARASCRSGQSVCGIPGKESTLSFECVDTSSTKDSCGGCMTPHPFFEIEPVRLSSGRDCTAIANAKSTSCAASRCVVNSCRDGWVPSPQNDACVPHSVESRMRRVRKRSEADSIVDTGATVDIGLLISAVVKAVVALNVHGPVTVITSLPTSYSSDDLVHLDDIYSLVNGVDAATTGLVTSTSIPTAISYANALLDVSTLLRSTLSDCQCVASLGLQDLVGDVDDVVDSVGSLLAVCNASSPVGSSGSSSAVGSSGSSTVSGSSTVPDISTPGVSGDPLIVGLTSLLSSLGIAGKSGVVVDGLVGPDTASSVNGLLDGLGVGPANYKRQGVPANYKRQTIPPINALVNATVGTDSGLLDRLTVIVNLVINLTGSAPGASTSTSAGTTTTTDSPIKSAGSSSTALSDCLVDPVIFGSLYQYAINLVESPDFETLCRNTVTLLEAERSLKGLFEACPYVDSLGLGGVVDDLVLVLRETLGLDEWCVENFGGSGVGVTTSVGSLAAPATRSASPTTASPTTTSAGTSVSVVVGVAASSAVSHITSTTSILPAVSTISSTTALVHPPYSSTTPVASAAAAPATDIPIVVSLDDVLAGLGLGGTKAVVSVDGVLGDGLDESVDGLLDGVGIGPHDVKRDTGGEHNIERSTDRRRQIVANVNATVDLSGLELGGLVDELVGLVLGLDGLRLGGSSGGVVSSGTTASSAAPVLGIPLVVPLISDTTSSLVDTASPLLDQALVSNVVSAVLSLLSLKSPTYGQLLNALDGVLSACSSAVGGFEDENVDSSAVDGYLEGIVRVVKVLEGVCVQAASSGNSSSVKDDADHPSSVKDDADHPLVVGLTKLLKGLGLDISAVVVVDGLLSDGLDEGLDGVLDGVGIGPGGAVATTRRRRGRGRRSEQDW, from the exons ATGCGTCTCCTCACGCTCTTTCTGCCCACTCTCGCTCTTTTCACGCTCTTTCCCGCCATTGTATCTTccatccaccacccccaCGCTGTTCCACACCGCCGCGACCATGCCCGTGCCCGTTCCCCTGCATCCTCCATCATCGCCTCGCGCCAATATCGCATCCCTCGTGATCTTCTAGATGTATGCATCAATGTTAACGCCAACCTGCTTGCTGATGCATCCCAGCTGCTCGgcctctcctccctcctcgGCGCTCTCAATCTCGGTGCTGATATCGAGCTTTGCCTGTGCCTCAAG GACCTTGAACTTTATCTGGATACTAACGATCAACTCTCAGCCCTCATTGGACTCCTTGGAAAAGATACAGTCCGCGCTCTTATTACCGCTTTG atCAATACTTCCCCGGATGCACAACAGTGCTCGTTCCCGCAGCATGCTCACCATACGTGTAACACTGCGGACCCTTGCCATTACGATTGTGATTCGCCATATATTCGCATTGGCGACCAATGCGTCTGTGCACCTCCCAACGTCTCCTGTAACGGTGTATGCGGGGAGTTTCCACAG GGTTGTAGCTCCGCTGTCCCCCGTGCTTTGGAGAAAAAGTTTGAGCCGATTACGACTCTTGCGCAAGCGCGGGCGTCTTGTAGGTCTGGGCAGAGTGTATGTGGTATTCCGGGCAAGGAAAGCACGTTATCGTTCGAGTGTGTCGATACCAGTTCTACAAAGGATAGCT GCGGTGGTTGTATGACACCTCATCCGTTTTTCGAGATCGAGCCTGTTCGTCTTTCCTCGGGCAGAGATTGTACGGCTATTGCCAACGCGAAAAGCACGTCCTGCGCTGCGTCGCGCTGCGTTGTCAATTCGTGCAGAGACGGCTGGGTTCCTAGCCCGCAGAACGATGCTTGTGTTCCGCATTCCGTCGAGTCGAGGATGCGCAGGGTCAGGAAGCGATCTGAAGCGGATAGTATCGTGGATACGGGTGCTACTGTGGATATCGGCTTGCTCATCAGCGCTGTGGTCAAAGCTGTCGTTGCTTTGAATGTTCATGGGCCGGTTACGGTTATCACCAGTCTCCCGACATCGTATTCAAGTGACGATCTCGTGCATCTCGACGATATCTATAGCCTTGTTAACGGTGTCGATGCGGCTACCACCGGTCTCGTCACGTCCACTTCCATTCCTACCGCCATTTCATACGCGAATGCGTTGCTGGATGTGTCGACGCTTTTGAGGAGCACGTTGAGTGATTGTCAGTGTGTTGCAAGTCTGGGATTGCAGGATTTGGTTGGTGATGTggatgatgttgttgataGTGTTGGGAGTTTGCTTGCGGTTTGTAATGCGTCTAGTCCTGTTGGTTCGTCTGGATCGTCTAGTGCCGTTGGCTCGTCTGGATCGTCGACGGTGTCTGGATCCTCAACGGTTCCGGATATCAGCACACCTGGAGTCTCTGGCGACCCGTTAATCGTTGGGTTGACGAGCTTGCTTTCGAGCCTTGGTATCGCCGGGAAATCGGGAGTGGTTGTGGATGGATTGGTCGGTCCTGATACGGCGAGTTCTGTTAATGGTCTTCTTGATGGGTTAGGTGTTGGTCCGGCGAATTATAAGCGTCAAGGTGTTCCAGCGAACTATAAGCGCCAAACTATCCCACCTATCAATGCCTTGGTCAACGCGACTGTTGGTACCGACTCTGGGTTGTTGGACCGGTTGACTGTTATTGTGAATTTGGTTATCAATTTGACGGGGTCTGCGCCTGGGGCATCTACGAGTACGAGCGCGGGCACGACTACGACCACGGATTCGCCTATCAAGTCTGCAGGCTCGTCCTCCACTGCGCTCTCTGATTGTCTCGTTGATCCCGTCATCTTTGGATCTCTATACCAATATGCCATCAACCTGGTCGAATCGCCTGATTTTGAGACGCTTTGTCGGAATACTGTTACGCTGCTCGAGGCTGAGCGGAGCTTGAAGGGGTTGTTTGAGGCGTGTCCGTACGTTGATAGTCTGGGGCTGGGAGGGGTTGTGGATGATTTGGTGTTGGTTTTGAGGGAGACTTTGGGGTTGGATGAGTGGTGTGTTGAGAATTTTGGTGGTTCTGGTGTTGGGGTTACTACGTCTGTGGGGAGTTTGGCTGCGCCTGCGACTAGGTCTGCTTCGCCTACGACTGCTTCGCCTACGACTACGTCTGCTGGGACTAGTGTATCGGTTGTTGTGGGTGTTGCAGCGAGTTCTGCTGTGTCTCATATCACGTCCACCACTTCCATTCTTCCCGCCGTGTCAACAATATCGTCGACCACTGCTCTCGTCCATCCACCGTATTCGTCTACAACACCTGTTGCCTCTGCAGCCGCCGCCCCCGCCACTGATATTCCTATTGTCGTCAGTCTGGATGATGTTCTTGCGGGATTGGGACTGGGCGGGACGAAGGCTGTTGTTAGTGTTGATGGAGTTTTGGGGGATGGGTTGGATGAGAGTGTGGATGGGCTTTTGGATGGGGTTGGGATTGGGCCTCATGATGTTAAAAGGGACACGGGTGGAGAACATAACATCGAAAGAAGCACGGATCGTCGTCGACAGATTGTTGCGAATGTGAATGCGACTGTGGATCTTTCTGGACTTGAGCTTGGAGGGTTGGTTGATGAGCTTGTTGGTCTTGTCCTTGGGTTGGATGGGCTGCGTTTGGGAGGGTCTAGTGGAGGTGTGGTGTCGTCTGGTACTACTGCGAGCTCGGCGGCTCCGGTTCTTGGAATTCCGCTTGTGGTTCCTTTGATTTCGGATACAACTTCGTCTCTAGTCGACACGGCATCTCCTCTACTCGACCAAGCACTCGTCTCAAACGTCGTATCAGCcgtcctctccctcctctcttTGAAATCGCCGACCTATGGACAGTTGTTGAATGCGCTTGATGGTGTTTTGTCTGCTTGTTCGAGTGCAGTTGGGGGTTTCGAGGATGAGAATGTAGATAGCAGTGCGGTGGATGGGTATTTGGAGGGTATTGTGAGGGTTGTGAAGGTGTTGGAGGGTGTTTGTGTGCAGGCTGCGTCTTCTGGCAATTCATCCTCTGTCAAAGACGATGCAGACCATCCATCCTCTGTCAAAGACGATGCAGACCACCCTCTTGTCGTCGGGCTCACCAAGCTGCTTAAAGGACTCGGCCTTGATATTTCAGctgtggttgttgttgatgggCTTTTGAGTGATGGTTTGGATGAGGGCCTTGATGGTGTTTTGGATGGGGTTGGTATTGGGCCTGGTGGGGCGGTGGCTACTactaggaggaggagggggagggggaggaggtcGGAGCAGGATTGGTAG